A genomic window from Candidatus Andeanibacterium colombiense includes:
- a CDS encoding glycine zipper 2TM domain-containing protein produces the protein MKKVLFALAAVSLALPATPVLAEKHGHGRHDRGYSNTYDNYGRYREPRRLHRGDNMWRGKDGRYYCKRDNGTTGLIIGAAGGALVGRAVDTHGERTTGTLLGAAVGALLGRDIDRGNARCR, from the coding sequence ATGAAAAAGGTTTTGTTTGCACTCGCCGCCGTGTCGCTGGCGCTCCCCGCTACGCCGGTGCTGGCCGAAAAGCACGGCCACGGCCGTCACGACCGCGGCTATTCGAATACCTATGACAATTACGGCCGCTATCGCGAGCCGCGCCGCCTGCACCGCGGCGACAATATGTGGCGCGGCAAGGATGGCCGTTACTACTGCAAGCGTGACAATGGCACGACCGGCCTTATCATTGGTGCCGCCGGCGGTGCGTTGGTTGGCCGCGCGGTCGACACGCATGGCGAGCGGACCACGGGCACGCTACTCGGCGCCGCTGTGGGTGCGCTGCTCGGCCGCGATATCGATCGCGGCAACGCGCGCTGCCGCTAA
- a CDS encoding amidohydrolase family protein — protein MIETPLVSCDDHLDLNMLPADVWTKRMGEKWGDRAPHIEINDKGMAQWIADGQSWGGWSGKAFRFSDGPKPILTAYDRGGIEDTTELRAGNPVLRLADMDRDHVWAHIVFGPVTSIKTADPEFMAACYATYNDWLHEDFCSAAPDRLIGVAMLPPHPEPAIAELSRLVARGGVKQANLQIAVAEPRLEDPRWEPLFELLESSGIALSFHVTVFPSVTNAFDKYKGSPGATFLHAKMFIEQFLDPFVDLFAWGILERHPGMKIVIAESGVGWVPWVVEELDYRHYRLWECADFWDDRGGIPHKLKPSEVFRRQVYGTFQQSPTAMRLLEFWGPDNLLWASDYPHPDSIWPNSQKTISETMGHMAIDDVRRIVGGNAAKLYGLDLSKATVLGKLDIGYEAVAAE, from the coding sequence ATGATCGAAACGCCGCTGGTTTCCTGCGACGATCACCTTGACCTCAACATGCTGCCGGCCGACGTCTGGACCAAGCGCATGGGTGAGAAATGGGGTGACCGCGCGCCACATATCGAAATCAACGACAAGGGCATGGCCCAGTGGATCGCCGATGGGCAGAGCTGGGGGGGCTGGTCGGGCAAGGCGTTTCGCTTCAGCGACGGGCCCAAGCCGATCCTGACCGCATACGACCGCGGCGGGATCGAGGATACGACCGAGCTGCGCGCCGGCAATCCGGTGCTGCGCTTGGCTGACATGGACCGCGATCACGTATGGGCGCACATCGTGTTCGGCCCGGTGACCTCGATCAAGACCGCCGATCCCGAATTCATGGCGGCGTGCTATGCGACCTATAACGACTGGCTCCATGAGGATTTCTGTTCCGCCGCGCCCGATCGGCTGATCGGCGTCGCGATGCTGCCGCCGCATCCGGAGCCGGCGATCGCCGAACTGTCGCGGCTGGTCGCGCGGGGCGGGGTCAAGCAGGCGAACCTCCAGATCGCGGTCGCCGAGCCGCGGCTCGAGGATCCGCGGTGGGAACCGCTGTTCGAGCTGCTCGAAAGCAGCGGCATCGCGCTGTCGTTCCACGTTACCGTGTTCCCCTCGGTCACCAATGCGTTCGACAAGTACAAGGGCAGCCCCGGTGCGACCTTCCTTCACGCGAAGATGTTTATCGAACAGTTCCTCGATCCGTTCGTCGACCTGTTCGCCTGGGGCATTCTCGAACGCCATCCGGGGATGAAGATCGTGATTGCCGAAAGCGGCGTGGGCTGGGTGCCGTGGGTGGTCGAGGAGCTCGACTATCGCCATTACCGCCTGTGGGAATGCGCCGATTTCTGGGACGACCGGGGCGGCATCCCGCACAAGCTGAAGCCGAGCGAAGTGTTCCGCCGCCAGGTTTACGGGACCTTCCAGCAGAGCCCGACCGCGATGCGGCTGCTCGAATTCTGGGGCCCGGACAATCTGCTGTGGGCGAGCGATTACCCGCATCCGGATTCGATCTGGCCCAACAGCCAGAAGACCATCTCCGAAACCATGGGCCATATGGCGATCGACGATGTCCGCCGGATCGTCGGTGGCAATGCGGCAAAGCTTTACGGGCTCGACCTGAGCAAGGCGACCGTGCTCGGCAAGCTCGACATCGGCTACGAGGCCGTCGCAGCAGAATGA
- a CDS encoding SDR family oxidoreductase: MTRPAVLVTGGAKRIGAAIVRRFAAEGWHTVIHCNHSRGEAEQLADSLPSAEIVQCDLIDSEAAIAMIERLAARLPDWRVLVNSASIFVPDDATGLDPETSRRSMRINAVSPVRMAQAFLRNARADSGRRVIAITDQKLANPNPDFFSYTMSKHALAATVPMLAMADVRADDRTYALAPGAILPSYDQIAGEFEVSGRLNLLKRLTDPGEIADAAFFLAQGHLSSGSTLFVDSGQHLLSQSRDVLYLAREERPAR, translated from the coding sequence GTGACCCGTCCCGCCGTCCTCGTAACCGGCGGCGCGAAGCGGATCGGCGCGGCGATCGTGCGGCGGTTCGCGGCCGAGGGCTGGCACACGGTGATCCATTGCAACCACTCGCGGGGCGAAGCGGAACAACTCGCCGACAGTCTGCCCTCTGCCGAGATCGTCCAGTGCGACCTGATCGACAGCGAGGCGGCGATCGCGATGATCGAGCGGCTCGCCGCGCGGCTGCCGGACTGGCGGGTGCTGGTCAATTCGGCTTCGATCTTCGTGCCCGACGATGCGACAGGGCTCGATCCCGAGACCAGCCGCCGCTCGATGCGGATCAACGCGGTCTCGCCGGTGCGGATGGCGCAGGCGTTCCTCAGGAACGCGCGGGCCGACAGCGGGCGGCGGGTGATCGCGATCACCGACCAGAAGCTCGCGAATCCGAACCCCGACTTCTTCTCCTACACAATGAGCAAGCACGCGCTTGCCGCGACCGTGCCGATGCTGGCGATGGCGGATGTTCGGGCGGACGACCGGACCTACGCCCTCGCTCCCGGCGCGATCCTGCCGAGCTACGACCAGATCGCCGGCGAATTCGAAGTGTCGGGCCGGCTCAATCTGCTGAAACGCCTGACCGACCCCGGGGAGATCGCGGACGCGGCCTTCTTCCTCGCGCAGGGCCACCTCTCCAGCGGCAGCACGCTGTTTGTCGATTCCGGCCAGCACCTGCTTTCGCAAAGCCGCGATGTGCTCTATCTGGCGCGTGAGGAGAGACCGGCGCGATGA
- a CDS encoding GreA/GreB family elongation factor, giving the protein MEPRANYITPAGLAALKARYDHLLGRERPEIVEIVSWAAGNGDRSENGDYLYGRKRMREIDRELAHLARRMKAAKVIDPSRQTDLGRVWFGATVTIADEDDEHRTLTLVGDDEQDAGAGLVGWSAPIAHALRSAAIGDLRRVRLPGGEKEWEVVAISYPSDSGSSNSGPEAR; this is encoded by the coding sequence ATGGAGCCACGCGCCAATTACATTACCCCCGCCGGCCTCGCCGCATTGAAGGCGCGCTACGATCATTTGCTCGGTCGCGAGCGGCCTGAGATCGTCGAGATCGTGAGTTGGGCCGCGGGCAATGGCGATCGGAGCGAGAACGGCGACTATCTCTACGGCCGCAAGCGCATGCGCGAAATCGACCGCGAACTCGCGCATCTCGCCCGGCGCATGAAAGCGGCCAAGGTGATCGATCCATCCCGGCAAACCGATTTGGGCAGGGTATGGTTCGGCGCGACCGTCACCATCGCCGACGAGGACGACGAGCACCGCACCCTCACCCTCGTCGGCGACGACGAGCAGGACGCAGGTGCGGGACTGGTCGGCTGGAGCGCGCCGATCGCCCACGCGCTGCGCAGCGCCGCGATCGGCGATTTGCGGCGCGTACGCCTGCCCGGCGGCGAGAAGGAGTGGGAAGTCGTCGCGATTTCCTACCCGTCCGATTCCGGCTCGTCCAATTCCGGCCCGGAGGCGCGCTGA
- a CDS encoding glycine zipper 2TM domain-containing protein yields the protein MKKLFIATAAAAVASMTLAAGPAAAERPYSSHSYERGSYQDYNYGRAGYDRGYDRGYSEYDNRGRYREPRRIGRNDRVWRGNDGNYYCQRDNGTTGLIIGAAGGALLGRAVDTHGERTTGTILGAVLGGLLGKSVDQNNARCR from the coding sequence ATGAAGAAGCTCTTTATCGCCACTGCGGCCGCTGCGGTCGCTTCCATGACCCTCGCGGCGGGCCCTGCGGCTGCCGAGCGCCCCTATAGCTCGCACAGCTATGAGCGCGGCAGCTACCAGGACTACAACTACGGCCGTGCCGGTTACGACCGGGGTTACGATCGCGGTTACAGCGAATATGACAACCGCGGCCGCTATCGCGAACCGCGCCGGATCGGCCGGAACGACCGTGTGTGGCGCGGCAATGACGGCAATTATTATTGCCAGCGCGACAATGGCACGACCGGGCTGATCATTGGCGCAGCCGGCGGCGCACTCCTCGGCCGCGCGGTCGACACGCACGGCGAACGGACCACCGGCACGATCCTCGGCGCGGTGCTCGGCGGTCTGCTCGGCAAGAGCGTCGACCAGAACAACGCGCGCTGCCGCTAA
- a CDS encoding NAD(P)H-dependent oxidoreductase codes for MKILHVDSATTGAHSVTRELSSAIVAHLKTKHAGAEVTVLDLGTMPLPHLDPISTGAIRLPADQHTDDMRAAFPAERAVLDQFLGSDIVVIGAPMYNFTIPSALKAWLDRLGVPGVTFGYSEAGPTGLAGGRRVIIASSRGGAYEFDGPAEHQETYLRDFFGFIGIKDLEYIRAEKIGFGPEVREQAIADAKEAILKL; via the coding sequence ATGAAAATCCTGCACGTCGACAGCGCCACCACGGGGGCCCATTCGGTTACCCGCGAGCTCAGTTCCGCGATTGTCGCCCATCTCAAGACCAAGCATGCCGGCGCCGAAGTGACCGTGCTCGATCTCGGCACGATGCCGCTGCCGCATCTCGATCCGATCTCGACCGGCGCGATTCGCCTGCCGGCCGACCAGCACACCGATGACATGAGGGCCGCCTTCCCGGCCGAGCGTGCGGTGCTCGACCAGTTCCTCGGCTCCGACATCGTGGTGATCGGCGCGCCGATGTACAATTTCACGATTCCGTCCGCCCTCAAGGCCTGGCTCGACCGGCTCGGCGTTCCGGGCGTGACCTTCGGCTATTCGGAAGCGGGCCCGACCGGCCTCGCGGGTGGACGCCGCGTGATCATCGCATCCTCGCGCGGGGGCGCCTACGAATTCGACGGCCCGGCCGAACATCAGGAAACCTATCTGCGCGATTTCTTCGGCTTCATCGGGATCAAGGATCTCGAATATATTCGCGCCGAGAAGATCGGCTTCGGCCCCGAAGTGCGTGAGCAGGCGATCGCTGATGCGAAGGAAGCAATCCTGAAGCTCTAA
- a CDS encoding 23S rRNA (adenine(2503)-C(2))-methyltransferase RlmN: protein MRRIVTHTPLIPIPGQFDPVTVPRDVTPRADGRVDLLGLAQPRIAELFAQAGLDPKQAKLRSRQIFHWLYHRGVTGFDAMTDIGKAMRPWLNQRFVIGRPEVVEAQHSTDGTRKWLLRTADGHDFEMVFIPDADRGTLCVSSQVGCTLNCTFCHTGTMKLVRNLTPGEIVGQVMLARDALGEWPKSSHPRPREGGDPVQAGATPAAPPAFAGEQEWDDEEDEAEYRADGRLLTNIVMMGMGEPLYNFDNVRDALKLVMDGDGLALSKRRITLSTSGVVPMMARAGEEIGVNLAVSLHAVTKPVRDEIVPINRKYGIEELLEACAAYPGASNARRITFEYVMLKDKNDSDDDARELIRLIQHYRLPAKVNLIPFNPWPGAVYECSTPERIKRFSEIVFDAGISAPVRTPRGRDIDAACGQLKTAAEKKSRAERDREAAAAE from the coding sequence ATGCGGCGCATCGTGACCCATACTCCGCTTATCCCGATCCCGGGCCAATTCGACCCGGTGACCGTCCCGCGTGACGTGACGCCGCGCGCGGACGGGCGCGTGGACCTGCTGGGCCTCGCCCAGCCGCGTATCGCCGAGCTGTTCGCCCAGGCCGGGCTCGACCCGAAGCAGGCGAAGCTGCGCTCGCGCCAAATATTCCACTGGCTCTATCACCGCGGCGTGACCGGGTTCGACGCGATGACCGACATCGGCAAGGCGATGCGCCCGTGGCTGAACCAGCGCTTCGTGATCGGCCGGCCCGAAGTGGTCGAGGCGCAGCATTCGACTGACGGCACCCGCAAATGGCTGCTGCGCACCGCCGACGGCCACGATTTCGAGATGGTCTTCATCCCCGATGCGGACCGCGGGACCCTGTGCGTCTCGAGCCAGGTCGGCTGCACGCTCAATTGCACCTTCTGCCACACCGGGACGATGAAACTGGTCCGCAACCTGACCCCGGGCGAGATCGTCGGCCAGGTGATGCTCGCGCGCGATGCCCTGGGCGAATGGCCGAAATCTTCTCACCCGCGTCCCCGCGAAGGCGGGGATCCCGTGCAGGCTGGCGCCACGCCGGCTGCGCCCCCCGCCTTCGCGGGAGAACAGGAGTGGGACGATGAAGAGGACGAGGCCGAATATCGCGCCGACGGCCGTCTGCTGACCAACATCGTGATGATGGGCATGGGCGAGCCGCTGTATAATTTCGACAATGTCCGCGATGCACTCAAGCTGGTGATGGACGGCGACGGCCTCGCGCTATCGAAGCGCCGGATCACCCTCTCGACCAGCGGCGTGGTGCCGATGATGGCGCGCGCGGGCGAGGAGATCGGGGTCAACCTCGCGGTTTCGCTCCATGCGGTGACCAAGCCGGTGCGCGACGAGATCGTGCCGATCAACCGCAAATACGGGATCGAGGAACTGCTCGAAGCCTGTGCCGCCTATCCCGGCGCGTCGAACGCCCGCCGCATCACTTTCGAATATGTGATGCTGAAGGACAAGAACGACAGCGACGACGATGCGCGCGAGCTGATCCGGCTGATCCAGCATTACCGGCTGCCGGCCAAGGTCAATCTGATCCCGTTCAACCCGTGGCCTGGCGCGGTGTACGAATGCTCCACCCCGGAACGGATCAAGCGCTTCTCCGAAATAGTGTTCGACGCCGGCATCTCGGCCCCGGTCCGCACCCCGCGCGGCCGCGACATCGATGCGGCCTGCGGCCAGCTCAAGACTGCCGCGGAGAAGAAGAGCCGGGCCGAGCGGGACCGCGAGGCGGCGGCGGCAGAATAG
- a CDS encoding molybdopterin-binding protein — translation MKRRGFIAGIAALFVAGCSKVAGSGPVSSLLDAAEGWNRNLHDLLGRRSAMAREFTLADISPDFRGNGTVNPDSETYESFRLGDFIDWKVAVSGLVEQPLALSLAEIRAMPQRTQITRHDCVEGWSAIAQWTGPQLAHVLNLARLKPEARFIVFRCADNLNGADYYESIDLVDAFHPQTILAHALNGEPLPVKNGAPLRMRIERQLGYKHAKYVTGIEAVASLAAIGGGKGGYWEDRTGYEWYAGI, via the coding sequence GTGAAGCGGCGCGGCTTCATCGCCGGGATCGCCGCGCTGTTCGTGGCGGGCTGTTCCAAAGTGGCCGGGAGCGGCCCGGTATCCTCGCTGCTCGACGCGGCCGAGGGCTGGAACCGCAACCTCCACGACCTGCTCGGCCGCCGCAGCGCGATGGCGCGCGAGTTCACCCTTGCCGATATCTCGCCCGATTTCCGCGGCAACGGCACTGTCAATCCGGACAGCGAGACTTACGAATCCTTCAGGCTGGGTGATTTCATCGACTGGAAGGTCGCGGTTTCCGGCTTGGTCGAGCAACCGCTGGCGCTCTCCCTGGCTGAGATTCGGGCAATGCCGCAGCGGACCCAGATCACCCGCCACGACTGCGTCGAGGGCTGGAGCGCGATCGCCCAGTGGACCGGGCCGCAATTGGCGCATGTGCTGAACCTCGCCCGGCTCAAGCCCGAGGCGAGGTTCATCGTGTTTCGCTGCGCCGACAATCTCAACGGCGCGGATTATTACGAGAGCATCGATCTGGTCGATGCGTTCCACCCGCAAACGATCCTCGCCCATGCGCTCAATGGCGAGCCGCTGCCGGTCAAGAACGGCGCGCCGCTGCGGATGCGGATCGAGCGCCAGCTCGGCTACAAGCACGCCAAATACGTCACCGGGATCGAGGCCGTCGCAAGCCTCGCGGCTATCGGCGGCGGAAAAGGCGGCTATTGGGAAGATCGCACCGGCTACGAATGGTATGCCGGTATCTGA
- a CDS encoding MOSC domain-containing protein has translation MKLTLGPVMVGTAVPFRGEEASAIGKLPVSGPVAVGPLGLEGDQQADRVHHGGVDMAVHHYPHDHYPAWRAELDDHPLLAAAGAFGENISTEGLTEENVLIGDRFRLGSALVEVSQGRQPCWKIDHKFGAKGITLRVMQTGRCGWYYRVLEPGTVGQGDSFELVERGHESWDIERVFRGMFHKGASTQELVGIAQLTALSQEWRGRALERAVFQEGRAHE, from the coding sequence ATGAAGCTGACCCTCGGCCCGGTAATGGTCGGCACTGCTGTGCCGTTCCGGGGCGAGGAGGCAAGTGCGATCGGCAAATTGCCGGTCAGCGGGCCGGTCGCGGTGGGCCCGCTCGGGCTCGAGGGCGACCAGCAGGCGGACCGCGTCCACCACGGCGGCGTCGATATGGCGGTCCACCACTATCCCCACGACCATTACCCGGCGTGGCGCGCGGAGTTGGACGACCACCCACTGCTCGCCGCCGCCGGGGCCTTCGGCGAGAATATCTCGACCGAAGGGCTGACCGAAGAAAACGTCCTGATCGGCGACCGCTTCCGCCTCGGCAGCGCGCTGGTCGAAGTCAGCCAGGGCCGCCAGCCGTGCTGGAAGATCGACCACAAGTTCGGCGCGAAGGGCATCACCCTGCGCGTGATGCAGACGGGCCGCTGCGGCTGGTATTACCGCGTGCTGGAACCGGGCACCGTCGGCCAAGGCGACAGCTTCGAACTGGTCGAACGCGGTCATGAGAGCTGGGATATCGAGCGGGTGTTTCGCGGGATGTTCCACAAGGGCGCGAGCACGCAGGAACTGGTCGGCATAGCCCAACTCACCGCGCTGTCGCAGGAATGGCGCGGGCGCGCACTGGAGCGGGCGGTGTTCCAGGAAGGAAGAGCGCACGAATGA
- a CDS encoding helix-turn-helix domain-containing protein encodes MAPAQEGTLLSDGYTDVPVVHQSSTCQTVTEVLNRIGDKWSMQVVMNLGAGSLRFNELRRAIAGISQRMLTRTLRGLERDGLVSRKVTPSIPPRVDYALTELGQSLQGPVNVLGAWAVGNREKIAASRVRFDLENLEG; translated from the coding sequence ATGGCCCCAGCGCAAGAAGGCACTTTATTGTCCGATGGTTACACGGATGTGCCTGTCGTTCATCAAAGCTCGACCTGTCAGACGGTGACCGAGGTACTCAATCGCATCGGCGACAAATGGTCGATGCAGGTGGTGATGAACCTCGGCGCTGGCTCGCTGCGTTTCAACGAGCTTCGTCGCGCGATCGCCGGGATCTCGCAGCGGATGCTGACCCGCACTTTGCGCGGGCTTGAGCGCGACGGGCTGGTCAGCCGCAAGGTCACTCCCAGCATCCCGCCGAGGGTCGATTACGCGCTGACCGAACTCGGCCAGTCGCTGCAGGGACCGGTTAATGTCCTGGGCGCGTGGGCGGTCGGCAACCGTGAAAAGATCGCAGCCTCGCGCGTGCGGTTCGATCTGGAGAATCTGGAAGGTTAG
- a CDS encoding DUF1801 domain-containing protein, giving the protein MSDDPSELIDSKIASLGDWRGTTLARLRALIRAADPDVVETVKWRKPSNPAGVPVWEHAGILCTGETYKDKVKLTFANGAALADPAGLFNSSLDGNVRRAIDFAEGAAVDEAAFTALVKAAVARNVSKAPRR; this is encoded by the coding sequence ATGAGCGATGACCCTTCCGAGTTGATCGACTCGAAGATCGCGAGCCTCGGCGATTGGCGCGGCACCACCCTCGCCCGACTGCGCGCGTTGATCCGCGCGGCCGATCCGGACGTGGTCGAGACGGTCAAATGGCGCAAGCCGTCCAACCCCGCCGGTGTGCCGGTGTGGGAGCACGCCGGGATCCTCTGCACCGGCGAGACTTACAAGGACAAGGTCAAGCTGACTTTCGCCAACGGCGCGGCACTGGCCGATCCGGCGGGACTGTTCAATTCGAGCCTCGACGGGAATGTACGCCGGGCGATTGATTTCGCGGAAGGGGCTGCGGTGGACGAGGCGGCTTTCACCGCGCTGGTGAAGGCGGCGGTGGCGCGGAACGTTTCGAAGGCACCGAGGCGCTGA
- a CDS encoding PhzF family phenazine biosynthesis protein — protein MKLDLVDVFGSAPLRGNPLAVVHGAEGLDAAAMLALTRWLGFSETTFLLPPSDPAADYRVRIFYPAGELPFAGHPTLGTCHAWLEAGGVPKRNGMVVQQCEAGLVEVRRDGDLLAFRAPPMTRTGPLGEAELEAALRVAGVGAGQVLEAVHVANGPGWKMLRLATAEDVLAAEPAVKAPPETDIGLVGPHPPGSELAWEVRAFFADAQGRVVEDPVTGSFNAGVAMHLFGSGLASGEYLAGQGQKTGAEGIVRCSRDRTGAIWIGGRTATIARGAALPSFEA, from the coding sequence GTGAAACTCGATCTGGTGGACGTATTCGGTTCGGCCCCGCTGCGCGGCAATCCGCTGGCGGTGGTCCACGGAGCGGAGGGGCTGGACGCCGCGGCGATGCTTGCGCTGACCCGCTGGCTCGGCTTTTCGGAAACCACCTTCCTGCTACCGCCGAGCGACCCCGCAGCGGATTACCGGGTGCGGATATTCTATCCCGCGGGCGAATTGCCGTTTGCCGGCCATCCGACGCTCGGCACCTGCCACGCCTGGCTGGAGGCTGGAGGCGTACCGAAGCGTAACGGGATGGTGGTGCAGCAATGCGAAGCCGGGCTGGTCGAGGTGCGGCGCGACGGCGATTTGCTTGCCTTCCGCGCGCCGCCGATGACCCGCACCGGGCCGCTCGGTGAAGCTGAACTGGAAGCGGCGTTGCGGGTTGCCGGGGTAGGTGCCGGGCAGGTGCTCGAAGCCGTGCATGTCGCGAATGGGCCGGGGTGGAAGATGCTGCGGCTGGCTACCGCCGAGGATGTGCTGGCGGCCGAGCCGGCAGTCAAAGCTCCACCTGAAACCGACATCGGCCTGGTCGGGCCGCATCCGCCTGGCTCGGAACTCGCATGGGAAGTGCGCGCCTTTTTCGCAGACGCGCAGGGCAGGGTGGTGGAGGATCCGGTCACCGGAAGCTTCAACGCCGGGGTCGCGATGCATCTGTTCGGGAGCGGCCTTGCCTCGGGCGAATATCTTGCCGGGCAGGGCCAGAAAACCGGCGCCGAGGGGATCGTGCGGTGTTCGCGGGACCGAACCGGCGCAATATGGATCGGTGGCCGCACCGCGACTATTGCGCGCGGTGCGGCCCTTCCGAGTTTCGAAGCCTAG
- a CDS encoding cytochrome b/b6 domain-containing protein, translating to MKKRHALTTRLWHWLNAVCLVVMFMSGLNIFNAHPRLYWGQWGFERADAWLVLHRFPGWITLPQHYSLAEGRLWHLLFAWPFAFGLLGFVIASLANRHFWRDLVTGHSDWRWSSIRADIVKHLKLDFEHHGSKFNFLQKIAYGAVIFILLPLMIFTGITMSPGMDANWPWLLDIFGGRQSARSIHFICAWSLVAFFVLHIVLVLLSGPIRQIREMITGGTAETEA from the coding sequence ATGAAGAAGCGTCATGCCCTGACGACGCGCCTGTGGCACTGGCTCAACGCCGTGTGCCTTGTGGTGATGTTCATGTCGGGCCTCAACATCTTCAATGCCCATCCCCGGCTTTACTGGGGTCAGTGGGGTTTCGAGCGGGCGGACGCCTGGCTGGTGCTCCACCGCTTCCCCGGCTGGATCACGCTGCCGCAGCATTACAGCCTGGCCGAGGGGCGGCTGTGGCATTTGCTGTTCGCCTGGCCGTTTGCCTTTGGGCTGCTCGGCTTCGTGATCGCCTCGCTGGCGAACCGCCATTTCTGGCGCGATCTGGTCACCGGGCACAGCGATTGGCGCTGGAGCTCGATCCGCGCCGATATCGTCAAGCATTTGAAGCTCGATTTCGAGCATCACGGTTCGAAGTTCAATTTCCTCCAGAAGATCGCCTATGGCGCGGTGATCTTCATCCTGCTGCCGCTGATGATCTTTACCGGGATCACGATGAGCCCCGGAATGGATGCGAACTGGCCGTGGTTGCTCGACATCTTCGGCGGGCGCCAGAGCGCGCGCTCGATCCATTTCATCTGCGCCTGGTCGCTGGTCGCGTTCTTCGTGCTGCATATCGTGCTGGTGCTGCTGTCGGGTCCGATCCGGCAGATCCGCGAGATGATCACCGGCGGCACGGCGGAGACCGAGGCGTGA
- a CDS encoding DUF4169 family protein: protein MAEIVNLRAARKAKERAGKQAQTDANRAKFGQTKQAKQARQREAERAESLLDGAKRDPGA, encoded by the coding sequence ATGGCGGAGATCGTCAACCTCCGCGCCGCCCGCAAGGCGAAGGAACGCGCCGGCAAACAGGCGCAGACCGATGCCAACCGCGCCAAATTCGGCCAGACCAAACAGGCGAAGCAGGCACGGCAGCGCGAAGCCGAACGCGCCGAAAGCCTGCTTGACGGCGCGAAACGGGACCCGGGCGCATGA
- a CDS encoding outer membrane beta-barrel protein — MTKTIFLLAAASTALFAVPAAAQDSAASDFTGFRVEGLVGYDSSRPGSKDDIDNADDLDQSIDNVNYGVGVGYDIDLGGVVVGAEGEWMESSAKTDYDTFGFTEFGVANISAGRDLYAGVRVGVPVGSKALIYAKGGYTNAKYNVLATDNTTDTKTDINLDGWRAGAGIQYNLSKNLFVKAEYRYSNYGRGEVEAPSGMESDRFDVDVDRHQGVVGVGVRF; from the coding sequence ATGACCAAGACCATCTTCCTCCTCGCCGCAGCCTCTACCGCGCTGTTCGCGGTGCCTGCGGCCGCGCAGGACAGCGCCGCATCCGACTTCACCGGCTTTCGCGTCGAGGGCCTCGTCGGCTATGACAGCAGCCGCCCGGGCAGCAAGGACGACATCGACAATGCCGACGACCTCGACCAGTCGATCGATAACGTGAACTACGGCGTCGGCGTCGGCTATGACATCGATCTCGGCGGCGTGGTCGTCGGTGCCGAAGGCGAGTGGATGGAGTCCTCGGCAAAGACCGATTACGACACCTTCGGCTTCACCGAATTCGGCGTCGCCAACATTAGCGCTGGCCGCGATCTCTATGCCGGCGTCCGCGTGGGTGTGCCGGTCGGCTCGAAGGCGCTGATCTATGCGAAGGGCGGCTATACCAACGCCAAGTACAACGTCCTCGCGACCGACAACACCACCGACACCAAGACCGACATCAACCTCGATGGCTGGCGCGCCGGCGCGGGCATCCAGTACAATCTGTCGAAGAACCTCTTCGTGAAGGCCGAGTACCGCTATTCGAACTATGGCCGCGGCGAAGTCGAAGCCCCGAGCGGGATGGAAAGCGATCGCTTCGACGTCGATGTCGACCGCCATCAGGGCGTGGTCGGCGTCGGCGTGCGGTTCTGA